From Rhodovastum atsumiense, a single genomic window includes:
- the murD gene encoding UDP-N-acetylmuramoyl-L-alanine--D-glutamate ligase, which yields MTFPSHLFAGRRFAVVGLGRNGLPAARTLRAMGAEVVTWDDKAPARAQAEAEGLAVREPDMAGLDALVLSPGIPHTLPAPHPLAARARAAGVPILSDADLLYQAVRASGSRARFAGITGTNGKSTTTALLAHILERTGRPVAAGGNLGTAALALPRLDHDGVYVLEMSSYMLERLAALRFDIATMLNLSPDHLDRHGDMAGYARAKRSIFDRQTGADTAVVGIDDADGRAMAAALRAGPARLMTISGEGPADLGPEGSVLRDADGPIVDLARARALPGSHNAQNAAAAAAMALSLGVTRTQVAEGILSYPGLPHRQERVAEAAGVVFVNDSKATNADSAARALGCYDRLIWIAGGMAKAGGIDSLVPFFPRIALALLIGRDAPVLAQTLAAHGVPHRDVGTLDAAVAAAWQEARAGTAPVVLLSPACASWDQFTGFDARGDRFRALAQALAESSA from the coding sequence ATGACCTTCCCCTCGCACCTCTTCGCGGGACGCCGCTTCGCCGTCGTCGGGCTGGGCCGCAACGGCCTGCCCGCGGCGCGGACGCTGCGGGCCATGGGCGCGGAGGTGGTCACGTGGGACGACAAGGCGCCGGCGCGCGCGCAGGCCGAGGCCGAAGGGCTGGCGGTGCGCGAGCCGGACATGGCGGGGCTGGACGCGCTGGTGCTCTCGCCGGGGATCCCGCACACCCTGCCCGCGCCGCACCCGCTGGCCGCGCGCGCGCGGGCGGCGGGGGTGCCGATCCTGTCCGATGCCGACCTGCTGTACCAGGCCGTGCGGGCCAGTGGCTCGCGCGCCCGCTTCGCTGGCATCACCGGCACCAACGGCAAGTCCACCACCACCGCCCTGCTCGCCCACATCCTGGAACGGACCGGCCGCCCGGTGGCGGCGGGGGGCAATCTCGGCACGGCGGCACTGGCCTTGCCCCGGCTCGATCACGATGGCGTGTACGTGCTCGAGATGTCGTCCTACATGCTGGAACGACTCGCGGCACTTCGTTTCGACATCGCGACCATGCTCAACCTCAGCCCGGACCACCTGGACCGGCATGGCGACATGGCGGGCTATGCGCGGGCCAAGCGGTCCATCTTCGACCGCCAGACCGGCGCCGACACGGCGGTGGTGGGCATCGACGACGCCGACGGGCGCGCGATGGCGGCGGCGCTGCGCGCGGGGCCGGCGCGCCTGATGACGATTTCCGGCGAAGGACCGGCCGATCTGGGACCCGAGGGGAGCGTGCTGCGCGACGCCGACGGGCCGATCGTGGATCTCGCGCGGGCCCGCGCCCTGCCGGGCAGCCACAACGCCCAGAATGCCGCCGCCGCCGCGGCGATGGCGCTTTCCCTCGGCGTGACGCGGACACAGGTCGCCGAAGGTATTCTCAGCTATCCGGGCCTGCCGCACCGGCAGGAACGCGTGGCCGAGGCCGCCGGCGTGGTGTTCGTCAACGACAGCAAGGCGACCAATGCCGATTCCGCGGCGCGCGCGCTCGGTTGCTACGATCGCCTCATCTGGATCGCCGGCGGCATGGCCAAGGCGGGCGGCATCGACAGCCTGGTGCCATTCTTCCCGCGCATCGCGCTGGCGTTGCTGATCGGGCGCGACGCCCCGGTGCTGGCGCAGACCCTGGCCGCGCACGGCGTGCCGCATCGCGATGTCGGCACGCTGGATGCGGCGGTGGCGGCGGCCTGGCAGGAAGCGCGTGCCGGCACCGCGCCGGTGGTGCTGCTCTCGCCGGCCTGTGCGTCCTGGGACCAGTTCACCG